The genomic segment ATCATCTCACTCGAAGACTTGAAGGGCTTCTGGGGGCGCCGTTagtcccccctccctccaccccAAACTGCCTCGAATCACTCTGGTTATTGCCCTAGCCATGACGTAGGTACAGACTAACAGTCTAATTCTTCTTAGATGCGCGATCTCAGCTCGTACTTTGCGGCAACTTTCTCATCTAtcttttcctcctcgcctcggAGGCAGCTGATGTAACCTGCGCATTCCGCCTAATCGAAGGCTTCCACGAGTCGCTCCAGAGGCTGAAATCCCAATCCGAACCAACTTATGAGCTGCTGATTCTTCCTGTTTCACTACGCATAGAGTCCTTCTTTACACAAGCAGCAGACCGACTACGGGGCCCTTCGCTGCCGCGCGATGCGGTCACACCGAGTATCTCACATGGTGTTCGATGACGTTATCTGGGAAGTTTTGATTCCAAGTTGTGCACATTACCCAACATGATACTATCATACAGTCAAGACAAGTCATTCTATTCCCATGCTTGTTAATGCGTCCCAGTGAAGCTTTGATGATGTAACCAAAACGATGTGATTGCATCTAGTTTTTCTGCTCCATGCCCTCCCGAGGAATATCAAATCTGCTTCTTAATCTCCATCCACAGCACCAGTTTCTTCAAGTCCTCCGTCATCTGAAGCTTCTACTACACCAAGCCAGTCATCCTCAAGCTGCTCCGTTAGAGCTTGAATGCTGTCACGCTTGCTACGGTCCGACCGACGCGCAATAGCTAACAGAGCAGCAACGAACGCCTCTTGGGTGTAGGCGAAGCTGAACTTATCAGTGATCTTAGTGATGGCCTTACACAGCTTGTTAGGGAAGTCAATCTTTTTACTGGACTTAAGCTTCTTCTACTAAAACTAGCGGTATGAAATGCACTATTCAAGGTTTAGGTTAGGGAAGAAGTACTTTTAATTAAAATAGCATAGGCGTTCCTAGTGCGTATTGGCTAGTTACTTCTGTACTAGGCCTGTGGATTTCATTGCCCGCGATGAATTAGATATTGGCAGTCCAGTTACGGTCGTGATGGGGACGGCCATATGGCGTATTGGCGTGGCGTTAAGAGAAGTCGGGTCTGAATGAATGAAAGAATATAACTACCTCGTTTTCAAGACGAAAACACGATGAATAGAGGGCTGAGAACAAACTCAAAGTCGATGTGTGCAGCTTGTAAGTCCATCCATACTGCCAAACGCCGACAACACCCAAACCCTTTTCAGCTCACCAAGACTGCTCGTCTTCCGGCAGCGGCTGCAAAAGACCCCTCTCCACAAAGATCTGCCGTTCATGCCGCCACTTCCTCACGGCATCCTCGTGCTTGTCGATAACCCACCCCAAACCAAATCTCTCGGGATCTCGGCACATCTCACACGTTCCCCCCAGCGGACCTCGCCTGTCGTGCTCCGAAGGGTGCTCCACCGCATCGAAGTAttggtcgccgtcgtcgtcctcgaacCAAAtatcgccgtcgtcgtccatctcggctCTGTAGCCGGCGAGCTGTAGGGCGCAGCAGAGTGCTTTGACCAGGGGGAAGCGCGACAAGTGTCGACGTCCTTCTTTCGTGGAGATGACCTGTGAGAAAATAGACGAGTCCCTCCGAATCTCTGTCTCTGCCTGTTTCCTGTTCGTTGCGGGTTTGTGTGGCTGTCGGCTCTCTGAAACTTGCCCTGGTTGTGGAATTTTGCACTTTTCGGTTCGGTAAGCTTTGTCGGTTGAGTTCCCGGGAGAAACATCCGGATCATTCACGGGCTGAGCATCTGCGGATTTGCCATCCATAGATCCGCTCCTCATGCGGCGTTTCCATATAGTCCCGTCATCCAACCAGTGTATTGACACCCTCGGATTTCTCAGGTCCTCGCAAAGCTCCACCTCAGCAATTGGCCACGGGGGCGGCCAGATTATAACATTTCCGTCAGCATAATAGCTCCACATTCTCGCGTGCTGGTCTATTGTGTAGTTGGGATTCTCTTGGCCAAATGCATCCCATCCTGCGGCGTCCCAATATGATACGTCATGAAGTAAAATGTGCCGCAGCCTTGTCACTGTTGAAGAGAACTCCCAACGCCTTTCTCTGATGGCATTAGGACCCCAGGAGCCACGCCAAGCTTCGATTCCCGGCAAGAATTGTTGCGTTGCCGAAGTCACAGCCCAGTCGTTGAGTAGAGCCCAATGTGTAAGAGATTCGTCCCGTCCGAAGTCGAGTCCTGTCCAAACGAGGCTAGTGCTACTTTTCTTCAGGACGACGGCAACATTGATATCGATCCCCGGCCTAAACTTAATCCGCCATGGTGTCTTGCCCAGCTTGAGAACTTCAGCAGCATAAATGATGTCTGGTACACTACCAATTACGATGGCACCACAAAGTGCATCTGTATCACCCCACTCAGCTGCCGGGGCCCAGTCGGTACATCCGCTGGTGTGAAGAAGGCTGATTTGCTGGTGGAACTCTCGTTGCGAGCCTGAATAGATAAATCGGGTGGGGTTGAAGTCTGGATCAAGCATTTCGAAGCTCATGTTCTGCTGCAACATGAACCTCACAATATCCGTGTAACCCTCACGCAAGGCCCAAACCATGGTAGAGGACCAGTGAGTAGTGCAGCCCTGATGCATGAGGTACTGTATCAACTTGAATCTCGCCTTTGTACGAGTGGGCCGTCGACCAAGAATGATATCCGTGCCGGTCATGATGTGCTGATGGCTGTTAGCATCTATCCTCAGAATAATAAAAAAATCAAAAAGATTGTTTGGACTCACCTCTAGGAGTCCGGCGTTGGTCTCATCATCCACGTCATTGATACTTGCCTGGCCTTGTTCAAGCATCGTCTTGACGCCATCAAAGTCCAGTTCCCTACAACAATTGAAAATACGGGAATCGAAGGGCCGCACGTTCAGCACATCGATCCTAGAACCAACGAAAGCAAAGCTTGACCACGCCCGGGTGAACTGCCGAACACCCAGTTCGAATCGTAAAACCCTCTCGTTGAACAGGAAGAAACGCACTCTTAACGAAGCGCGAACCTCCCGGAAAGACGCCGTAGTCTTGACAGCAACCTGTCCgcagtacctaggtactcGCGTCACGGCTTCTGGCTTCTCTTCATCTGAGCTATCCAACTCCCACCGCGCATACTGGATGGTGCGGTTCGTTCCGAAATCATGGAATTCAGTGACCGTGTCAACAAATTCATGGCCTGACTTGAGCTCTCTGCTGGTCTTTTTGGTTGCTActtgtggaggaggagggccggtCGGTCGGTTGATTTGGGCACTAACGTCCGGGGTTGAGGACGGAATTTCTGGGACGTATGTGGTCGGCGGTGGTTCAGTGGCGGCGCCTTGACAGCGCACGATCTCCTACAGCATGTCAATCAATTGTGGACATATAATAGGCAGTGTGTGTCTGAGTTTCCGTACTGTCCGTATTTCTCTCCAGTACACAGATTGCTGAGCACTAGCAGCCTGTATCGAAGACTGGATCTCCTTTGTATGCTCCAACAAAGCCGGTAGCAGAGCCGCGTTGGAGACTCGCAAGGCCGCAAGAGACGTGTGCTGAATGGTTGCAAGACGTCTGAGAGCAGTCAGCAAGACAGCCACAGCCCCGTGGGATTGTTGGCTGGTGACTGACATGGGGATAATTTCTAAAAACTGGTCAAGAGTCTGATGCACGTCGGCCAGATCTTTCATGATCCctgccgtcctcctcttGTCGACGAAAGCCCACTGCAGCTTCTTGCCTCTCCCTTGACCCCCAGCACCGGTGGCCAAGCTCTCGATGTCCAGCAGGGCCTGGTGGTGCGTTTCCAGCTGTTCAAGTAGGATCTCCCTGTGGATCTCAGGGAACACGTCGTCCAACTCCAGATCCGAGAGATCGTGGCCAATCTTCTGTACCTGTCCGATGCGGAACTCAAGTTGATTGACCTTATGAGCCAGCTCGGTGATCTCCCTGGGCGCGCCACGGTACGAGCGGATGATTCGCACCGTCGTCTGGCCGCATTTGATGCAGAGCTCGGAGAGCTGTGCGATGGCAGCGGTCGCACCGAGTACCTCGAACCCTGACATTGCGGACGATGCAGCCCCACGCGGAATGGCCGTTGGCAGCACAAGACTTCAACAAGAATATCACAAAGAGTTCCCAGGGAAGAAGATTCTGTGTGCAAGGAGGAACGGGCTCAGCCAGTCTTTATCTCATTTTCTCAACGTTGCGGTGGCGGGGCTGACAGACCCTCAGCCAAGCGTAGAAGCCTTAGTGTCCATCAATCATTATAGGGGGGGGACAGGGGACGTTCTGAATGGCTGGCCTGCTCAGCGAAGACGCTGCTTGTCCACGTTGTCGTACATGGCGGTGGCTCGGGTTCAGGTTGCATATGCACGTACTGCTGGCTGTTGGCTGTGGCCTGCAGGCTTTCCAAAAGGCAGACGGCGGTTGTGTCTGGCCAGAAATGCATTACTGGAAGAAGATAAAGAAGAGGCCTCAATCGAGGATTGTTATCAATTTGGTGCGGAAACGCTTTGTTGTTCGAGGGTATCTAGTCATCATTACCGAACGCTTTCCCTTCTTTCAGGTACTTTCAATGCCGGCCACAGTCCCGAGGTTCTGAGTCAATCGTGATGGCTTCAGCCAAGGGAGGCATATTTCGAAGGACGCATGCGGCAGAGTTGAGATCCCAGAGCAAGCGTGTTTCCAACCATGCTCGCCGCAGTCGCCTCAGGGCCTGTGTGTCCCGTAATTCCTTCCAAGACTACGCGGCATGACTGGACGCGCTTTCGCAAGCGATCGCCTGGTAAATGACATCTCGATTGAGTGAATTTTTTCTTTTGGCTCAAGTCGGTCGATTTTGGGCTTCTTGGCGATTCTTTTGAATCCGGCGGCGACATGACCGTTGGATTTCAACTCGGCTGGGCGCCTGTTTCAACTTTCGCCTCCGCTGCGGCCTTTTCCTCTGTCACTTGCTCCAAAACCTCTACTGAGGACTTTTCTGCCAGGCTATCTGGAGCCACTGTTGAAGCTTCATCCACCAACTGGTCCTCCAAAGGAGCCGAGGGCTCAGGCTTCGGCCGCCAATACAGACACGTGCTCGAGAACGTAGTGAACGTGCCGTCctggggaaaggggaaatGGCTATGGGATGCGTGCATATCACTCATGCACTTGAAATCGCCCTCTTTCATCGTAGCGAACCTTGACTGTTGTCAGCATCCCTTCCAGCCACCAGCGGAAAGACGACATACTCATCCCAAACGTCCCAGCCCGTGCCAACAAACATGGCAGGCGACGCCTTCTCAAGCGTCGCCTCGTATATAGGCCGGTACATGTGCACAGCAAACACCAGGGTATCTTCATCAACGGCCTCGAAAGCGGCAGGCGACTCGACGACCTGGTGTCCCAGATTCGTGAGGAACTCGGTGTCGTTGGGCGTGAAGCGGGGCTCTTGGAACGAACACGGGATGGTCTCCTTGTACAACTCGGCTAGGGTTCGAGTGAGCTGAAGCCACGAGGCGACTGCGAATTGCGACGACTGGACATACACAAGACCTCCACGACGGTCAGGAACCCGTCGAGCTGGACGTAGGTCCGCCTCTTGGCGTCCcagccgccgtcctccgGGTCGAaggtgccgacgccgaggcaCACGGCCTTCCGGACCGTCCGATGCTTCGCAGAATTCGTCTCGACCAGCTCCCTCAGCTTCGTGTGGCAGGCGGTGTCGCGCCAGCGGGTCTTGAAGGAGTCGTACTCGGCCGTGATGTCGGCGACAGACTTGTGGATGCGGGGTTCATCGGATTTGGAGGATGCGCCGGGGAGCTTAGGCGACGGTCGGGGGGCGTTTCGCCGGAACCGGGACTTGGACTTGACGTGGGTCCATTCCTCCTGCTTGGGCTTCTCGGTGTCGGGCAggtcggccgcggccatgGCGGGCATGTACGTGTGTTTTTGGAGGGGTAGGTGTAGGTGGTGGGATGATGGTTTGGTGGGATGAACTTTTGGGCCGGCAGAATCCTGCCACCGCCTGCCTCGTGGGGCACCACGGAGCTGAACAGAACTGGAAGGCGGTGGGAAACTTCCCAGTTGATAAGTTACATAAGCACAGAAGTACCCTCGTACCGACGGTCGCACGCCCAAAGTCTTGGTTGTCGCTCTCATTCTCCCGTCTCGCCGACATGGACAAGTGCTATCATCTCACCAGTCTCACCAGCATAACCCGGATTCTTCTGTCTGAATTAAGGTCCTTGGATTCGAATTCGAAAAATACCCTGCCATACCGATCATCCAGCTGCCTATTTGACAAAAAGCGCAGGACCGGGCACAGCCGTGACAACAAGCTGTCGGTCTTCAACGCAGGACCCAATTCTTCAGTCTCTAGGGCCCTGAACATGGACAAAGAACCATTCAATTGGGACGCCAACGATCCGACCGTAACGTCTCTCTCGGGTGGTAAAGACACGAACGCGTACCCAATGTGTCTCTGCGGCTGACGGTCTGACCATGGTCAGGACCCGACCTTCGATCGGCGTCTTCCGGAAAagcctgcttctgcttcgcTGGGCGTGTCCGAGTGGACGTTACGGCGCCCGTCAGCTTACCACCCTTCGGCATTCACCATGAATCCTGCTCAAGTCTCTCTGCCGGCTCCTGTGCTCCTTCACGTTGCAAGCGCTCCTTCAAAGAGACAACGGCCGACGCGTCCATGCCATTGCGCTCTCTCCGTGATGAAATGGAATCATTATCACGCGAGGACATCGCACGACGAGAGGGCCTCCAGTGAGGTCGAATTCGACGTCGAACATGAAGACCAGCAACGGCCGCATGGGCTCCGCCCCGAAAGACCCCCTAGTTGGGGGGAAGGGCCGGCCTTGATCTCGCCTCCATTTCCTCGGACGACAAGACAGCCAAGAAGATGCAAAAGCCATCTCACACCTTTGCAGGGCCTAGCTCCCCTGCACACCGTTGGATTGTCACTCACGGTCTCCGTCTCCCGTCCAAGTGTGGTGGCAGCGGTGGCAGGTTGCACGTAGCATCCTGTAGCGCATGTGCACAAGGCCCGGCGCTTACACGCCGTCGCATCCCTGCTCGTCGCCTCCACCCTCCCGCCACTCACCGTCGAGATGCCCTCTGCCACCGAGGTGATGCGGCCTCCCATTGGGCACCGGGCCTCCCCGCGCGAAGACCACGAACCCCTGCTGCTTCCATCCCGCAGCGCCTCGCCTGGCGCTCACGCCCGTCATTGGTGCGCCGTCCCATGTGCTGCGTGCagagagcagcagcagcagcagcagcagcagcagcaagcagcagcaggggaGCGGGAAGAGCAAATCACCCATCAAGCCCTGCAGGCTGGCTGGAGAGTGCAGACCGAACGGGTCGGTTTGTTTGCCCTATGGACTAAGGACAGTGGTCCACCCCTGGGAAGATGGGGGCACAGTCGGGGGAGAGGGCGCCTGGCGTTGAACAGCCGGAATCCCATCGGCCCTCTGGCGTGCCATCCGTGTTCGCCCTATCCTCTGTTCACCCACACCACTTACACCCACCCCGGCTCAACCTCCAAGGTCCGAAAGGAGGAAACCTCGATCCTCTGCCGACCATTGGACAGCTGCAAGTGCCAGTGCGAGATGCAGTGGGAGCGCTCGCATGGTCCCCGGCGGCTGGATCGTTCGGCCGGCCACCTTCTGCGCGGCCACCACGAGCgtcttttcccccctcttcctctggtCAGCCAAATAGCACCCCGTCTGCCGTCCCGTCTGCGTCGGccctttcctccttctcttttccctcttgACGAGTTATTACAAAGCATTGTTCTTTGGCGATTTAGTTTATATCTTTCAGAACAAGAACTACGTTGAACCCCTTTCTCATCGAGATAGTTGTAAAGCACACAACCAAACCCGAGACAACCATCGAAAGACTGCCGGACATATCCCGAGATACGCACAGGACCAACCCCATCGACGTTCAAATCAGCAAGCGGGGCCAGAGTTGGACGTACGGACTGTGGCACGAAGAGCAGCTCGAAGCACGGGTTTTCAACTGAGAGGGAGattggggaagaagaggtccTGAACCTTTCGCCGGACGGGAACACATTGTCGACTTTCGACACAGACCTCACCTATACACAGACACAAACTCACATCACCGCCAAGATGCTCTTCTCAACACTATCAGCCCTCGTTctcgcggcgacggcatccgCCCACATCGTCATCTCCTACCCGGGCTGGCGCGGCAACAACCTCATCACCAACGAGACCTACCCCTACGGCATGCAATGGACATACCCATGTACgtcttccctttccccctcctgcGCCCCTCGCCCGTTCATTCCCACTAACATAAACCCcccaggcggcggccacaGCGTCACGAAGAACCGCACCTACTGGCCCAcgaccggcggcgccatcgccttcCAGCCCGGCTGGTTCCAGGGCCACGCGCAGGCCTTCATGTACGCCAACATGGGCTTCGGCACCGACGGCCCGGACGGCGGGCCCGCCAACATGTCTCACCCCATGGTCCCCGTCTTCCAGATCCTCGGCCCCAGCAAGAACCCCTACCCGGGCACCGTCTGCCTGCCCCAggtgccgctgccggtgaACACcaccgtcaaggccggcgaccaCGCCACCATCCAGatcgtcgagctcgccatGCACGGCGCCGCGCTGTTCTCGGTATGTTCCAACTCCCGTATCCCGGACGGTTCCGTTGTGGTACGAGCGTGACTAACAACCCTTCGCAGTGCGTCGACATCGAGTTCGCCGAGCCCGGCGACCCCAAGATCGCAAAGGTCAACGAGACTAACTGCTTCAACTCGACCGACATTGGCTTCGCGGACGTCTTCACCATCACGACAAGAGAGTCGGGCCAGGGCTACGTCGCGGCGACGTCTGGCGCCGCGGGGCTGCGATCCGCGCTGGGGACGGCCGGCTGGGTcccgctcgtcgtcggggcgCTCTGGGCGGCGCTGTAGTCGCCTTCCCACCCCCGTTTTACTCTCTCCCACGACAGGGCGAGATCGGGTTAAGGGTGTCTTATTGAACGAAGCGACGTTGGGAGGTGATTTGTGGGCGGATTGAAATTATACTATACTATACCTCTTGGGGATGACATATCTTGTACATCTCGGGCATAAAAGATGGCGTTTTTTTCTGTTGTTTGATTCCTGTACtggaggggggcgggagcAAACTTCTTCTTGAGACGAGCGTTCGCAGCTGACGTCGAAGTCGTCGCATTATTTCCCTCTTATTTTATTCTTTACAATTTTATCAAACATGTCCTCGACCCGGATCTTCTATCCGGGTccgagagggaaagggagggggagtcCTTTTGTATCCCCTCTCTCAATGATGGGTTCAAGGACCCAGCGACGGTACTCGCTCATCGCGAGTCGAATCCAATCTACATTCAAAGTTCAAAATCTAGGGAAGTCAACCATTCATGTGTCGATGCGTTCAAGAGTCGCCGGACGGTTCCGTGTATGAAGCACGTTTTTCGCCACAACCCAAACCACGACTTCAACACACGAATTATGACGGCCCGGATGGCCCCGAGAGGTATATAACCCCCAACTCAGCACAGGCACGAAAGACGAGATGACATGAATATCAGATTCTTGATTACGCCTCGAGGTCTAAACTGGCTACCCATCGGCGCCCagtcaaaaaaaaaagctgCTCCGCGGACGACTTGCGGGCCCTCTGAAACGGCCGCCCGCCCACCGTTGCGCCGCAGCTTCAGCAAGCGCCGATGTCTGTGACCGCCATACGGCCGTCGACTTTCCGAGAGTTCCCATAACTCATGCCTCATTACCATGCATTCCCATCGGTCCGTCTCGTCACAGCAACTGGAGAGCCTCCTGGCCCACGTGCTTGACACGCGCTTCCGACACCTTGTCGATGGCTGTCTTGATCCAGCCCTCGCCTCCCAGAGACTTGACCTCGGCCTTGTTGCTCGAGACATACGTCCCCAGTGCGACAAGCGCTCGGTAGACGACTTCGGGGTCGGACTGCGCCGACAGGATCTTGCCGAGAGCCGCAATGAAGCGCTTTGACTCGGGCGCCGTCCTCTCCTTGGTGGCGAGCACGGCGTAGTTGATGagtgtggtggtggcagcAATGAGGACGTTGCGGTTGAATTGCCCGATcggcgcgccgccggctATGCCGAGCACGCGCTCGAGAACCGTCGCGGCGAGAccggcctccttggccgccagcGCTCGGCCCTTGGGCGAGCTGAAGATGTTGGCGAATGTTCGCAGACCCATCATGGCCGAGTTCTCGTTCGGTTCGGCACCGTCGGTGGCTTCCAGAGCGCTGATGGAGGCAATCTTAAGGAACGAGGCCCCGGgggcggccagctcggcaGCGAGTGGTGCCGGGGCGACGCATCGCAGAagatcgaggccggccagccGCTCGGAATACGGCCAGTGCGAGACAATCTTAACCGCGAGGTCGATACCTTCTTGGCTGACGGGCTTGGACGActcgatggcctccttgacAGCCTTGAGGGTATTTTGCTCAGCAGGGTTGAGAGCCGTGTCCTTGCGGCCCGCCGAGATCATGTTCGCATTGATGGTGAGGATCTTATTGATCATGGCATCGTACTTGCCCGCCGTGATGAAGAGGTACTCGGTATGGGGCAGCAGCCTCGGAGCCGCTGACTCGGACTCGCCGGGGCGGTATCTCGACTCGGTGCCGTAGGGGTCGGTCCCCCCCGCCGGCGCAGACTGGCCGAGAGTTGCACCTTGGGTGTTTTGCGTGATGAAGCTGGCGACATTGTCCAGGTAGCTCAGCGGGAGCTCGTTGTCGTTGAGGAACTTAGTCGCAGCATCGTAGGGGTTTTGCGAAAGGTTGTAGGGCAGCTTGAGAGGCGGCTTGCCGTCTTCGATGTCGACATCAAAGACAAAGTCATACGACTTGCCGTTGTATTCCGTCTTCTTACCGCTGCTGCCGGCCGAGTCGACAACCGTGCCAATGTTGAcccactgctgctggcctgcaCAAAGTTAGCAACAGATGGTAGGAATGTGTTAAGACGGAAACATACTCTGAGACCATTGATGGGCAGTGATCAAGCCGTTGCCCTCGTTGATCATCTGCACCTGGCCCTCCTTGGTGCCCGATCGGGACTGGAGGAACTCGGGGCCGggcagcttctccttgttgatgtcggGTAATTGTTGCTGAGGGATGGCCGAGGCCTTGACGGACTCCTCGAAGGCggagacggcctcggcagcggcTGTCCGCTCGGTGCTACGTGTAAAGACACGAGCGATGCCGTCGCTGGCTCCCGTCACGATGTCTCCCGTCTCCTGgttcgccgccaccgtccaCACCGAGATGGCGGGATGTGTGATGGTCTGGACGCACTCGTTTCCCTTCCATATCCGCACAGTGCGGTCCTCCCCAGAGCTGACCAGTTCACCCGAAGGCAAGGTCGCCAATGCGTAGATGAAGTTCTCGTGACCGATGAGCTCACCAACCTGTTGACCGTTGAGCTTCCACAGGCGAATGATGCCATCGTTGCTAGCGCTGGCGATATCGGCTCCGCTCGGATGACCCTTGGGGAGCttggcgagggcgcggaCGACCTCGGAGGTGGAAATGGTAGACCGGGGttcggcatcgccggcaaTGGCGGAGCGCAGATTGTATATGCGGATATTTGTGTCGGCGCAGCCCGTGAGAACCGTTTCCTCGTCGTAGGCGAGCACCGCCCACACGCTCTTATCGTGACCACCGAGGCGAACCTCGGGCTCCCAGGTGGCGGTGTTCCATACAATGGCCTGAGCATCCCAACCACCCGACACGACGTAGGATCCCTTGGGCGACGCATCGAGGGAGCAGACGTTCTGGGAGTGGCCGACCAACAGGCGCTCGGCATTGTCGGTCGGAGCAGCTTGGGGTTGCTTGATTTCGACGATGGTGTCCTTGCCACCCGATGCAA from the Colletotrichum destructivum chromosome 10, complete sequence genome contains:
- a CDS encoding Putative SRR1-like domain-containing protein translates to MAAADLPDTEKPKQEEWTHVKSKSRFRRNAPRPSPKLPGASSKSDEPRIHKSVADITAEYDSFKTRWRDTACHTKLRELVETNSAKHRTVRKAVCLGVGTFDPEDGGWDAKRRTYVQLDGFLTVVEVLSELYKETIPCSFQEPRFTPNDTEFLTNLGHQVVESPAAFEAVDEDTLVFAVHMYRPIYEATLEKASPAMFVGTGWDVWDEFATMKEGDFKCMSDMHASHSHFPFPQDGTFTTFSSTCLYWRPKPEPSAPLEDQLVDEASTVAPDSLAEKSSVEVLEQVTEEKAAAEAKVETGAQPS
- a CDS encoding Putative copper acquisition factor BIM1-like domain-containing protein, which produces MLFSTLSALVLAATASAHIVISYPGWRGNNLITNETYPYGMQWTYPCGGHSVTKNRTYWPTTGGAIAFQPGWFQGHAQAFMYANMGFGTDGPDGGPANMSHPMVPVFQILGPSKNPYPGTVCLPQVPLPVNTTVKAGDHATIQIVELAMHGAALFSCVDIEFAEPGDPKIAKVNETNCFNSTDIGFADVFTITTRESGQGYVAATSGAAGLRSALGTAGWVPLVVGALWAAL
- a CDS encoding Putative armadillo-like helical, PUL domain, PLAA family ubiquitin binding domain-containing protein, with product MADFKLSAQLSGHDSDVKAVSFPNPQTVLSASRDGSVRVWRQISDSPPAFEASVASQTSEFVNSVTYLPPSKAYPDGLIASGGKDTIVEIKQPQAAPTDNAERLLVGHSQNVCSLDASPKGSYVVSGGWDAQAIVWNTATWEPEVRLGGHDKSVWAVLAYDEETVLTGCADTNIRIYNLRSAIAGDAEPRSTISTSEVVRALAKLPKGHPSGADIASASNDGIIRLWKLNGQQVGELIGHENFIYALATLPSGELVSSGEDRTVRIWKGNECVQTITHPAISVWTVAANQETGDIVTGASDGIARVFTRSTERTAAAEAVSAFEESVKASAIPQQQLPDINKEKLPGPEFLQSRSGTKEGQVQMINEGNGLITAHQWSQSQQQWVNIGTVVDSAGSSGKKTEYNGKSYDFVFDVDIEDGKPPLKLPYNLSQNPYDAATKFLNDNELPLSYLDNVASFITQNTQGATLGQSAPAGGTDPYGTESRYRPGESESAAPRLLPHTEYLFITAGKYDAMINKILTINANMISAGRKDTALNPAEQNTLKAVKEAIESSKPVSQEGIDLAVKIVSHWPYSERLAGLDLLRCVAPAPLAAELAAPGASFLKIASISALEATDGAEPNENSAMMGLRTFANIFSSPKGRALAAKEAGLAATVLERVLGIAGGAPIGQFNRNVLIAATTTLINYAVLATKERTAPESKRFIAALGKILSAQSDPEVVYRALVALGTYVSSNKAEVKSLGGEGWIKTAIDKVSEARVKHVGQEALQLL